The Parus major isolate Abel chromosome 4, Parus_major1.1, whole genome shotgun sequence genome has a window encoding:
- the METTL14 gene encoding N6-adenosine-methyltransferase non-catalytic subunit isoform X1 yields the protein MNSRLQEIRERQKLRRQLLAQQLGAENADSIGAVLNSKDEQREIAETRETCRAAYDTSAPNAKRKYPDEGEADEEEIEEYKDEVELQQDEENLPYEEEIYKDSSTFLKGTQSLNPHNDYCQHFVDTGHRPQNFIRDVGLADRFEEYPKLRELIRLKDELISKSNTPPMYLQADLEAFDIRELKSKFDVILLEPPLEEYYRETGITANEKCWTWDDIMKLEIEEIAAPRSFVFLWCGSGEGLDLGRVCLRKWGYRRCEDICWIKTNKNNPGKTKTLDPKAVFQRTKEHCLMGIKGTVRRSTDGDFIHANVDIDLIITEEPEIGNIEKPVEIFHIIEHFCLGRRRLHLFGRDSTIRPGWLTVGPTLTNSNFNAETYSSYFTAPNSHLTGCTEEIERLRPKSPPPKSKSDRGGGAPRGGGRGGTSAGRGERGRERNRTNFRGERGGFRGGRGGTHRGGFPTR from the exons ATGAACAGCCGGCTGCAGGAGATCCGGGAGCGGCAGAAGCTCCGCCGCCAGCTCCTGGCGCAGCAG CTGGGGGCCGAGAACGCCGACAGCATCGGCGCCGTGCTCAACAGCAAGGATGAGCAGCGGGAGATCGCGGAAACCAGGGAGACCTGCAG GGCTGCTTATGATACCTCTGCACCAAATGCAAAACGTAAATATCCAGATGAGGGAGAAGCTGATGAGGAAGAGATTGAAGAATATAAG GATGAAGTAGAGCTGCAGCAAGATGAAGAAAACCTGCCCTATGAAGAAGAGATTTACAAAGATTCCAGTACCTTTCTTAAG GGCACTCAGAGCTTAAATCCACACAACGATTACTGCCAGCACTTTGTGGATACAGGACACAGACCCCAGAACTTCATCAGAGATGTTG GCTTAGCAGATAGGTTTGAAGAATATCCAAAACTTAGAGAGCTCATCAGATTGAAGGATGAGCTGATATCTAAATCTAACACTCCTCCCAT GTATTTGCAAGCAGACTTGGAAGCCTTTGATATTAGGGAATTGAAGTCCAAATTTGATGTGATTCTCCTGGAGCCACCATTGGAGGAATATTACCGAGAGACTGGCATTACTGCCAATGAAAAATGCTGGACCTGGGATGAT ATCATGAAACTGGAAATTGAAGAAATTGCAGCCCCAAGgtcatttgtgtttctgtggtgtGGCTCAGGCGAGGGTCTGGATCTCGGCCGAGTG TGTCTGCGCAAATGGGGTTACAGAAGATGTGAGGACATTTGCTGgattaaaacaaataagaaCAACCCTGGCAAGACCAAGACTCTAGACCCTAAGGCTGTCTTCCAAAGAACCAAG gagCACTGCCTCATGGGCATCAAGGGCACCGTGCGCCGCAGCACCGACGGCGACTTCATCCACGCCAACGTGGACATCGACCTCATCATCACCGAGGAGCCTGAGATCGGCAACATTGAGAAACCCGTGGAGATTTTCCACATCATTGAGCATTTCTGCCTCGGGCGACGGCGGCTTCACCTCTTTGGGAGGGACAGCACGATTCGACCAG GTTGGCTGACGGTGGGACCCACCCTCACAAACAGCAACTTCAACGCAGAAACGTATTCCTCGTATTTCACGGCTCCCAATTCCCACCTGACCGGCTGCACCGAGGAGATCGAGAGGCTGCGGCCCAAGTCCCCGCCGCCCAAGTCCAAGTCTGACCGGGGCGGGGGAGCtcccaggggaggaggaagaggagggactTCGGCAGGACGGGGAGAaaggggcagggagaggaacagGACCAACTTCCGCGGTGAGCGGGGCGGCTTCAGAGGGGGCCGTGGAGGGACCCATCGAGGGGGATTCCCAACCCGCTGA
- the METTL14 gene encoding N6-adenosine-methyltransferase non-catalytic subunit isoform X2, producing MLWRTGISNDEVELQQDEENLPYEEEIYKDSSTFLKGTQSLNPHNDYCQHFVDTGHRPQNFIRDVGLADRFEEYPKLRELIRLKDELISKSNTPPMYLQADLEAFDIRELKSKFDVILLEPPLEEYYRETGITANEKCWTWDDIMKLEIEEIAAPRSFVFLWCGSGEGLDLGRVCLRKWGYRRCEDICWIKTNKNNPGKTKTLDPKAVFQRTKEHCLMGIKGTVRRSTDGDFIHANVDIDLIITEEPEIGNIEKPVEIFHIIEHFCLGRRRLHLFGRDSTIRPGWLTVGPTLTNSNFNAETYSSYFTAPNSHLTGCTEEIERLRPKSPPPKSKSDRGGGAPRGGGRGGTSAGRGERGRERNRTNFRGERGGFRGGRGGTHRGGFPTR from the exons ATGCTTTGGAGAACAGGGATAAGTAAT GATGAAGTAGAGCTGCAGCAAGATGAAGAAAACCTGCCCTATGAAGAAGAGATTTACAAAGATTCCAGTACCTTTCTTAAG GGCACTCAGAGCTTAAATCCACACAACGATTACTGCCAGCACTTTGTGGATACAGGACACAGACCCCAGAACTTCATCAGAGATGTTG GCTTAGCAGATAGGTTTGAAGAATATCCAAAACTTAGAGAGCTCATCAGATTGAAGGATGAGCTGATATCTAAATCTAACACTCCTCCCAT GTATTTGCAAGCAGACTTGGAAGCCTTTGATATTAGGGAATTGAAGTCCAAATTTGATGTGATTCTCCTGGAGCCACCATTGGAGGAATATTACCGAGAGACTGGCATTACTGCCAATGAAAAATGCTGGACCTGGGATGAT ATCATGAAACTGGAAATTGAAGAAATTGCAGCCCCAAGgtcatttgtgtttctgtggtgtGGCTCAGGCGAGGGTCTGGATCTCGGCCGAGTG TGTCTGCGCAAATGGGGTTACAGAAGATGTGAGGACATTTGCTGgattaaaacaaataagaaCAACCCTGGCAAGACCAAGACTCTAGACCCTAAGGCTGTCTTCCAAAGAACCAAG gagCACTGCCTCATGGGCATCAAGGGCACCGTGCGCCGCAGCACCGACGGCGACTTCATCCACGCCAACGTGGACATCGACCTCATCATCACCGAGGAGCCTGAGATCGGCAACATTGAGAAACCCGTGGAGATTTTCCACATCATTGAGCATTTCTGCCTCGGGCGACGGCGGCTTCACCTCTTTGGGAGGGACAGCACGATTCGACCAG GTTGGCTGACGGTGGGACCCACCCTCACAAACAGCAACTTCAACGCAGAAACGTATTCCTCGTATTTCACGGCTCCCAATTCCCACCTGACCGGCTGCACCGAGGAGATCGAGAGGCTGCGGCCCAAGTCCCCGCCGCCCAAGTCCAAGTCTGACCGGGGCGGGGGAGCtcccaggggaggaggaagaggagggactTCGGCAGGACGGGGAGAaaggggcagggagaggaacagGACCAACTTCCGCGGTGAGCGGGGCGGCTTCAGAGGGGGCCGTGGAGGGACCCATCGAGGGGGATTCCCAACCCGCTGA